From Primulina tabacum isolate GXHZ01 chromosome 2, ASM2559414v2, whole genome shotgun sequence, one genomic window encodes:
- the LOC142537079 gene encoding uncharacterized protein LOC142537079 isoform X2, translating into MSKILILFCFMFLNFVSGSKLGFYEIKKGDFSVKVTNYGARIVSVILPDKNGKLADVVLGYDTIKEYMNDSSYFGAIVGRVANRIGGAKFVLNGTLYNLDANEGSNMLHGGKKGFSQVAWKVKKHKKHEEFPYITLSCYSVDGEEGFPGDVEASVTYALIEPYKLSVTMKAKVVKKATPVNLAQHSYWNLGGHNSGNILSNKLQIFASHITPVGKQLIPTGKIVSVENSPYNFRKSREIKGPIKDLPEGSKGFDINYVVDGRKGQKMKPVAVVYDKKSGRVMHLSANAPGVQLYTGNYIKNVTGKGGSIYQSHAALCLETQGFPDSVNHPNFPSQIINPGETYEHCMMYTFSTKK; encoded by the exons ATGTCTAAGATTTTGATCCTGTTTTGTTTCATGTTCTTGAATTTTGTCAGTGGTTCAAAACTTGGGTTTTATGAGATCAAGAAAGGTGATTTCTCAGTGAAAGTCACCAACTATGGAGCAAGAATCGTCTCTGTTATACTTCCTGATAAGAATG GGAAGTTAGCAGACGTTGTTCTTGGCTATGACACAATCAAAGAGTATATG AATGACAGCTCTTATTTTGGAGCCATTGTTGGCCGGGTTGCTAATCGTATTGGCGGTGCTAAGTTTGTTCTAAATGGAACTCTATATAATCTTGACGCTAATGAGGGATCTAACATGCTTCACG GTGGTAAAAAAGGATTCAGCCAAgttgcttggaaggtgaagaaGCACAAGAAACATGAAGAATTTCCTTATATCACCTTATCGTGTTACAGTGTTGATGGCGAAGAAG GATTCCCTGGTGATGTTGAGGCCTCTGTTACATATGCTCTTATTGAACCATACAAACTAAGTGTAACCATGAAGGCAAAAGTTGTAAAAAAAGCGACTCCTGTGAACCTCGCCCAACACAGCTACTGGAATCTTGGCGGTCATAACAGTGGGAATATACTCTCGAATAAGCTGCAGATATTCGCATCACACATCACGCCTGTTGGCAAACAACTCATACCCACTGGTAAAATTGTATCAGTAGAGAATAGTCCTTATAATTTTCGTAAATCCCGTGAAATAAAAGGGCCAATAAAAGATCTCCCGGAGGGCTCCAAGGGTTTCGATATCAACTACGTGGTCGATGGTCGTAAAGGGCAAAAAATGAAGCCGGTAGCTGTGGTTTACGATAAGAAGTCTGGAAGAGTGATGCATTTATCAGCGAATGCTCCTGGAGTGCAGTTGTATACCGGTAACTATATTAAAAATGTGACGGGAAAAGGTGGATCTATTTACCAATCTCATGCAGCTTTGTGCTTAGAGACTCAAGGATTTCCGGATTCTGTTAATCACCCAAATTTCCCTTCACAGATTATTAATCCTGGAGAGACGTATGAGCATTGCATGATGTACACGTTTTCGACCAAGAAATGA
- the LOC142537089 gene encoding mini zinc finger protein 3-like yields MEKCQVVPKSDANSSFTATSVRYVECQKNQAADVGGYAVDGCGEFMASDEEGTDGALTCAACGCHRSFHRREVGSEAVSEYATSHPRISSN; encoded by the coding sequence ATGGAAAAATGCCAAGTTGTTCCGAAGAGTGACGCAAACTCGTCATTTACCGCGACAAGTGTGAGATACGTTGAGTGCCAGAAAAATCAAGCGGCGGATGTGGGAGGATATGCCGTGGACGGTTGTGGAGAATTCATGGCTTCTGATGAGGAGGGAACTGATGGTGCACTTACTTGCGCCGCCTGTGGCTGTCACCGTAGCTTCCACCGGAGGGAGGTTGGATCGGAGGCGGTTTCAGAATATGCCACTTCTCATCCACGTATATCGAGTAACTGA
- the LOC142537088 gene encoding gibberellin-regulated protein 4-like, translating into MAKFLAFLLLALVVISVMQIPIMASQEDIQLNKSRYGSGSLKGFQCPSQCSRRCGRTQYHKPCMFFCQKCCRKCLCVPPGYYGNKAVCPCYNNWKTKEGGPKCP; encoded by the exons ATGGCCAAGTTTCTTGCATTTCTACTCTTGGCCCTTGTGGTCATTTCCGTGATGCAAATACCT ATCATGGCTTCCCAGGAGGATATTCAGCTGAACAAG AGCCGATACGGTTCCGGCAGTTTGAAGGGCTTCC AATGCCCCTCACAATGCTCGAGGCGGTGTGGGAGGACCCAATACCACAAGCCTTGCATGTTCTTCTGTCAAAAGTGCTGCAGAAAATGCCTGTGCGTGCCCCCTGGCTACTACGGCAACAAAGCTGTGTGCCCCTGCTACAACAACTGGAAGACCAAAGAAGGAGGTCCAAAATGCCCTTGA
- the LOC142537079 gene encoding uncharacterized protein LOC142537079 isoform X1, producing MQSPLFLDVINLLLQVNLGRQFLKHSEMSKILILFCFMFLNFVSGSKLGFYEIKKGDFSVKVTNYGARIVSVILPDKNGKLADVVLGYDTIKEYMNDSSYFGAIVGRVANRIGGAKFVLNGTLYNLDANEGSNMLHGGKKGFSQVAWKVKKHKKHEEFPYITLSCYSVDGEEGFPGDVEASVTYALIEPYKLSVTMKAKVVKKATPVNLAQHSYWNLGGHNSGNILSNKLQIFASHITPVGKQLIPTGKIVSVENSPYNFRKSREIKGPIKDLPEGSKGFDINYVVDGRKGQKMKPVAVVYDKKSGRVMHLSANAPGVQLYTGNYIKNVTGKGGSIYQSHAALCLETQGFPDSVNHPNFPSQIINPGETYEHCMMYTFSTKK from the exons atgcaGAGCCCATTATTTCTTGATGTCATAAATCTGCTACTTCAAGTAAATCTGGGACGGCAGTTCTTGAAACATTCAGAAATGTCTAAGATTTTGATCCTGTTTTGTTTCATGTTCTTGAATTTTGTCAGTGGTTCAAAACTTGGGTTTTATGAGATCAAGAAAGGTGATTTCTCAGTGAAAGTCACCAACTATGGAGCAAGAATCGTCTCTGTTATACTTCCTGATAAGAATG GGAAGTTAGCAGACGTTGTTCTTGGCTATGACACAATCAAAGAGTATATG AATGACAGCTCTTATTTTGGAGCCATTGTTGGCCGGGTTGCTAATCGTATTGGCGGTGCTAAGTTTGTTCTAAATGGAACTCTATATAATCTTGACGCTAATGAGGGATCTAACATGCTTCACG GTGGTAAAAAAGGATTCAGCCAAgttgcttggaaggtgaagaaGCACAAGAAACATGAAGAATTTCCTTATATCACCTTATCGTGTTACAGTGTTGATGGCGAAGAAG GATTCCCTGGTGATGTTGAGGCCTCTGTTACATATGCTCTTATTGAACCATACAAACTAAGTGTAACCATGAAGGCAAAAGTTGTAAAAAAAGCGACTCCTGTGAACCTCGCCCAACACAGCTACTGGAATCTTGGCGGTCATAACAGTGGGAATATACTCTCGAATAAGCTGCAGATATTCGCATCACACATCACGCCTGTTGGCAAACAACTCATACCCACTGGTAAAATTGTATCAGTAGAGAATAGTCCTTATAATTTTCGTAAATCCCGTGAAATAAAAGGGCCAATAAAAGATCTCCCGGAGGGCTCCAAGGGTTTCGATATCAACTACGTGGTCGATGGTCGTAAAGGGCAAAAAATGAAGCCGGTAGCTGTGGTTTACGATAAGAAGTCTGGAAGAGTGATGCATTTATCAGCGAATGCTCCTGGAGTGCAGTTGTATACCGGTAACTATATTAAAAATGTGACGGGAAAAGGTGGATCTATTTACCAATCTCATGCAGCTTTGTGCTTAGAGACTCAAGGATTTCCGGATTCTGTTAATCACCCAAATTTCCCTTCACAGATTATTAATCCTGGAGAGACGTATGAGCATTGCATGATGTACACGTTTTCGACCAAGAAATGA
- the LOC142537086 gene encoding myb-related protein 306-like, whose protein sequence is MGRPPCCEKMGMKKGPWTPEEDILLVSYVQEQGAGNWKSVPTRTGLMRCSKSCRLRWTNYLRPGIKRGSFTDQEEKMIIQLQDLLGNKWAAIASYLPERTDNDVKNYWNTHLKKKLKKLEMGSDGFSSNSHSISRGQWERRLQADINTAKQALKDALSFEKPGHFGGQSTLKDESVSYAKPVLQAYSYASSTENIARLLKGWVKNKPKSEDSKCSISTQDSSNNAVTAESTSTTNLSESFESLFGTFESFESSTSKFSRPASPENSFVHGEKKLDDSTGLAPLSVLENWLLDDQGKDYLTNFSFDENSDLF, encoded by the exons ATGGGCAGGCCTCCTTGCTGTGAAAAAATGGGAATGAAAAAAGGACCATGGACTCCGGAAGAAGATATACTTTTGGTTTCTTATGTTCAAGAGCAAGGTGCTGGTAACTGGAAGTCTGTTCCTACACGCACAG GTCTAATGAGGTGTAGTAAGAGTTGCAGACTGAGATGGACAAATTATCTCCGCCCTGGAATTAAAAGAGGCAGCTTCACTGATCAGGAAGAAAAGATGATCATCCAGCTTCAAGATCTTCTTGGGAACAA GTGGGCAGCCATAGCTTCATATCTTCCAGAAAGAACAGACAATGATGTAAAGAACTATTGGAACACCCATTTAAAGAAGAAGCTTAAAAAGCTTGAAATGGGCTCTGATGGATTTTCATCAAACTCACACTCTATTTCCAGGGGGCAATGGGAGAGAAGGCTCCAAGCTGATATAAACACAGCCAAACAAGCCCTTAAAGATGCATTGTCCTTCGAAAAACCGGGTCATTTTGGCGGTCAGTCGACGCTAAAAGATGAATCAGTTTCTTATGCTAAACCGGTGCTGCAGGCATATTCTTACGCGTCCAGCACAGAGAACATAGCGAGATTGCTTAAAGGGTGGGTGAAAAACAAGCCGAAATCTGAAGATTCCAAGTGTTCGATTAGTACTCAAGATTCATCGAACAATGCTGTGACCGCAGAGTCAACTTCCACCACAAACTTGTCCGAATCATTTGAATCACTTTTTGGTACATTTGAGTCTTTTGAATCTTCTACTTCTAAGTTTTCGAGACCCGCTTCTCCAGAAAATAGTTTCGTTCATGGTGAAAAGAAACTCGACGACTCCACTGGATTGGCCCCCTTATCGGTGCTGGAGAATTGGCTGCTGGATGATCAAGGGAAAGATTATTTGACTAACTTCTCATTTGATGAAAATTCAGATTTGTTTTAa